Genomic segment of Kogia breviceps isolate mKogBre1 chromosome 9, mKogBre1 haplotype 1, whole genome shotgun sequence:
CGCTGCGCGTCGGCCAGGACTCCCAGTAGCCGGGCTCCACCCACGGCTGGGCCTCCACGGCTCGCGGGCCGGAGCCGGAGCTGGGGCGCAAGGAGCTGTCCAGGTCCCGGCACAGCTGGTAGAAGTCACTGCCGCGCCCGCTCACGCGCTCGCCGTCGATGACCTTCAGGCCGGGCAGCAGCTCTCGGACCGAGGCCCAGTAGGAGGGGCTGGCGCACAGCGGGTTGCTGAGCCGGGCCAAGGGGTCGCGGAGCCGCAGGCGCTCGAGGCCCCGCAGCGCCgccagacactgcagctgcccggGGCCGGCCAGCAGGTTGCCCGCGGCGTTGAGACTCTGCAGGTTCTCGCAGGCGGCCAGGGGCTCCAGCCCCGTCAGCCGGTTGTTGGCCACGTTGAGCACGGCCAGCTGGCGCAGGGAGGCCAGCGGGCCCAGCTGGGTGAGCGCGTTGCCCGAAAGATCCAGCCACTCGAGGCCCAGGCACTCCCCCAGGCAGCCCAGGTCcaccagccccaggccctgcagcttcAGCAGCAGGATGGACTCCAGGGCGAACTCTCCTGAGCGCGCCTTGAGCAGCTGAGGGGTGACGCACACCCCGTCGGCCTCTCCCGACTTCTCACCCCGAGGCTCCATGAGACAAAGTGGGTCCAGGTGGCCGGGGCCCCGGCAGCTCCGTCACGGTGACGCAGGTGCCACTGGCAGTCAGCGGGCTGCTCGCCCCAAAGGACGCCCCGTCCGCTCGGCCTGCGCTGGGTGCCTGTCTCTGACACCCCCGCTCAAGGGCCAGCAGGTCCCTGAGGAGAAACAAAGAGTAAGCGGGCCTCTGAGCACCTCAGTGACGGCCCGGCCTCCGCCGCCAGGGCCGGAAACCTAGATGGCCCGGTGGGACCTGAGCACGCGAGTCCAGGGCGCCGGAGGGTGAAGAGCCCCTCCGAGGCACCGGCCCTTGCCTAAGCGGGTCCCTACTCGGCCCTGGCGGTTATGGCCATGCTGCGTGGGATTCAGGCCCGACGCTACCAATTCTTCCGTCTCCCAAATCTGCTCTGGAGACACAATCTCATTACTTTCCTTTCTCGGTAACTGCTCACGATTACCTGTATTTATTCTGAGGTGTTTCCttttaaccatttacatttatttttgaagtggTAACAGGTCACCATCATCGCCAATcccttttgtttccttcctgggAGAGCCACCATGCATTGGCAAACACAAATGAGGGCACCTGGGCCTtcttgaccatttttttaaaaatcagcaatgAATTCAGAGGTTTCCGCGTTCCCTGGGCCAACTTGTGACCTCTGGTGGCAGCTGTGGGGCCTGAGGGCTCAGCCTTCAGTccttgatgaggaaactgaggtcgaGGGAGGGAAGGGACAGCGGAGgcacagggaggaaggggcagcaCTCCAGGGCCCTCACCTTTGCTCCCCCGACCCCGGCCTGTCAAGACCAGCTCTTCACTATGGCACCAGCAGAACAGCGCCCATCGCTGCCAGCCAGATAGCACGGTTCCAGCCGCAAACACGGGCAaaggggggttggggaggggaggccaGGCAGTCAAGGAAGCCGTcttggagggaggggcagggcggcACCTATGTTGGATCCAGAAAAGCGGAGGGAGGGTACTTTCTAGTCGCCAGTGGCCGTGGGGTGGCAGAAACCCAGGTGTCAGTGCAAGACCAGAGCATGAGGCAGGAGGCCGGCGGAGGGACACCGGCGATGCCGGTCAAGTGCAGGAGGGTCACGGTCtaagaagagaggaaaacaagCAGACGCTACTCCAAGTGGCAGCTCCCCAACCCCAAAGACTCTGACCCGGCCCAGGCCAGGCAGGGGGAGGCCTGCAGAGAAACACGGAGCCATTCACTCCTGCTGTTTACAAAACCTGGGGCTCCAGAGACTCCGCCAGGCCCCGAGGCTGCGTTTCCATAGCAACGGCCACTCCTCAGGCCCCCTCCAAGGAAATCACAACCAGAGCTCCTCCCACATGCCCCAGGGAGCTGGAGAGGCTGCTAACACATGTGAGCCCCACCCCATCTCTGAGAAGGGGGCCCTACCTCTTTCCCCAGCCCCCCTCCAGTCTGCAGCAGCCCAGCTCCTTCTCCACTTCTACCAACGTTTCCGTCCAAAAGGCATGGAGGCACCTGCTAAGAAACCTGGTCACTCTGCGGAAGCATCTGCTGGGTTTGTGCTCTGGCCCACAGGGCACCCTCACCGAAGAGGAGACGGGCCATAAAAGCACTAGCCAGAGACGgaggaccccgccccgccccgccccgcccgagGGCAAGGAgcaaagagaggagggaggagggaggagaactTGTGCCCGGAACCTGGCCACGTGACTGGAGGCCAGGCTCCTGCCTCGCGCTTGGGGTGTCCTGTGGCACCGGCCTCAGGAGGCAGTGGTGAGTCCAGGATGACGGGGTCCAGGCACCGTCTGTGAGAGAGATGCGCGACGGGCCAGCCTCGGAGGACACCACCTCTAAGCGTCTGCGGGCCTCTCTCCAGGGGTACGCACACCCTCCCAGCCACTGCTCTGGGGGTGAAAGCGGCCAGGAAGCCCTGGTGTACAGTCGGGGGCTGAAGTCGGGCGAACACCCACATGCCTGAGGCTGAACGGAGGGTACTGATGAGCAACCGGGGGCGGGGAGGACACACGCCAGGCCTCCAGGGAGAGCCACCAGCCCCTGTGTTCAAACGCCCCGCTGCTGCCGGGAGACAGGCGGGGGAAGCGATGCCCCGAGGAACCCTGTCGGCGGCGGCGAAGGGGATGGAGGTGGTGCacaaaagggaggaaagaacaaGGGGGCGGGCAGAGAACGGTGTGCGCGTGCCCACGCCCTGCGCAAGAGGAAAGGGGAGCGGGAACGTCACAGTGGGACTGGACATCAGGCCTCCTGTGCCCCCGAGGTCCCGTCTGGCAGGAAACACGTGCCCCTCCAGCACCTGGCTCTGTGCCCTCGGCCTGGGTCCCACGCCCTTGTCTGCAGTTAGATGAACAGCACTGCACTCAAAACATGATTCTCCAGCGTGTCCATGACCTCTGCTCCGCTCCTGGGCCCCATCTTACCTCAAATCTGCACACttcaaccaggcaggggcccaCACGCCTGTGCAAACCCAGCCAACGCAGAGGCCGGCGGCGGAGAGCAGGCTCCGCGCGATGCGAGAACGGCTCGTCCGCATCCAACAGCATCAACGTTCCTCTAAAAAACCAGGATCGTCCTGGTCCTCTTCCGGAAATGAGGGACCAGAGGCCGCCGGCCCAACGTGCGTCTGTGAAAAGGCCTCGGTCACAGGGGCAACGCTACGACTGAAACAGGCGGCTCCGGAGCTCCGGGGAGAGGCCCATCTCGCCTTGCTCCGAGGCGGCcgctctgagtctcagtttaccTGCGCGGGGAGCGGGCCAGAGGACGACGCTGTGAGTCGCCGGGGCAGAGCTAAGTCTGGGGAGTAAATGGTTCAGCTCGGAGCAGCCTCAGGTGGACAGTCACCTGGCCGCCTCGCTGAGCCGGGGCCCCTTCCTCCGCCCCATTCCCTCCCGGCCGCGACCTGGCGCGGGGCTCGTGGACCCGGCACTGCCGCCATCGGGGGCCGGGGTAAGTCTCTGCTGCGGAGGCTGCTCTGCGCATCCGTCTTCCACCCACGAGGGGACACTAGCCATCCCCCCacaagctgtgacaaccaaaacgtCTCCAGGCGTTGCC
This window contains:
- the LRRC61 gene encoding leucine-rich repeat-containing protein 61 yields the protein MEPRGEKSGEADGVCVTPQLLKARSGEFALESILLLKLQGLGLVDLGCLGECLGLEWLDLSGNALTQLGPLASLRQLAVLNVANNRLTGLEPLAACENLQSLNAAGNLLAGPGQLQCLAALRGLERLRLRDPLARLSNPLCASPSYWASVRELLPGLKVIDGERVSGRGSDFYQLCRDLDSSLRPSSGSGPRAVEAQPWVEPGYWESWPTRSGAVLEEACRQFQDMLRECHDLDRQARDSLAQAEQALSPARATSFVF